The genomic region AACTGGACGATCAGAACATCTATGACCCAAAGCGCGACGTGGTTGAACTGAGGGCCAGGGTAGGCATGGTGTTCCAGAAGCCAAACCCCTTTCCGAAATCGATCTATGACAATGTGGCCTATGGCCCCCGAATCCACGGTCTGGCAAATCGTAAGTCCGAGCTTGACGACATTGTCGAAAACAGTCTTCGCAAAGCTGGCTTGTGGAATGAGGCCAAAGACCGTCTAGACTCCATGGCAACCGGCATGTCCGGCGGCCAGCAACAGCGGCTGTGTATTGCCCGCGCCATTGCTGTCAGCCCGGAAGTGATACTGATGGATGAGCCATGTTCGGCCCTTGACCCGATTGCAACTGCACGGGTGGAAGAACTGATTGCCGAGATGTCCGAGAGCTACACTATTGTGATTGTGACTCACTCCATGCAACAGGCAGCGCGGGTTTCTAACCGCACCGCCTACTTCCACCTGGGCCACCTTGTGGAGGTAAACGATACGAGCAAGGTATTTACCACGCCCGAACATCAACTGACTGAATCCTACATCACCGGTCGTTTCGGTTGATCCGGGTGCAAAGAATAAGGGAGAAACACTATGCCTGCGAAGAAGGACGACGTTTACGGAGATCACATCTCCAATAAGTTCAACGATGAGCTTCTGGCCCTGAAAACCCGTTTCCTGAAAATGGGCGGTTTGGTGGAAACCCAGATTGACAGCGCCGTTGTGGCTCTGATGGAGGATGATGACGATTTAGCGGAAGAGATCCGGGCCAAAGACAAGTTGGTGGACAGGATGGAGATGGATATTGATGAAGAGGCCATGCTCATCATCGCTCGTCGCCAGCCAACGGCCCGAGATCTGCGGCTGGTGATCTCGGTGATCCGAATGGTTGCGGATTTGGAACGGGTGGGCGATGAAGCCAAGAAAATCGCCAAATTTGCGATCAAACTCTCTGAAGAAGGGCAGTCGCCCCAAGGCTATGGGGAAGTGCGCCATATTGGTGCCCATGTAATGGGAATGCTCCGCGACTCATTGGATGCGTTTGCCAGACTGGATTCCGAACAGGCTCTGCGGGTAATGAAAGAAGACAAGCGGGTGGATGAGGAATACCAGGGTGCGGCCCGCAGCCTGCTGACATTCATGATGGAAGATCCCCGCAATATTTCACGCTGTATGTCGGTGATGTGGGTTCTGAGGTCACTGGAGAGGGTAGGAGATCACGCCTGCAACATTGCCGAGAACGTGATCTTTATGGTCAAGGGTGAAGATGTCCGGCACACGCCGATGGAAGAAGCGGAGCGGGTTGTGGGGCGCTAAGCTCAGGCCTGCTTCATTTTGTCGGTATAGGGAGGCCAGCCCATAGGCTTTCCGGCCAGCAGGTGAAGGTGGATGTGGAACACGGTCTGGCCAGAGTTTTCACCACAGTTCATCACGGTGCGGTAGCCATCCTCGGCAAAGCCCATCTCTTTAGCGAGTTTCGCAGCCACCCAGAACAAGTGGCCCGCCAACTCGCGATCCATTTCCTCGATGTCATTGATGGTGGGGATCACTTTTTTCGGAATGATCAGCAAATGCACCGGAGCCTGAGGATTGATGTCGCGAAAGGCCAAGCTGATGTCGTCTTCGTAGACGATATCTGCCGGAATTTCGCGGTTGATAATTTTAGTGAAAAGGGTTTCGGACATGATGAATTCCTGTTTTTGTCGCTTGATTTTTCAGGTACTTAAAGTTCACTCAGGCCCGGCAGCCGGGAGGCCAGTTGCCTGATGATCGCCGGCAGCTCATCGTCGATGCCCATAGCATAGCGAGCTACCCGATTACGGGCAAAGGGTAAGGCACGCGCGGTTCCCAGGCCGATGTTCCGGAGCAGGTGAAGCGGCGGAGCCTGGTTGCTGAACAGGTGATAGAACGCATCCATAGCAAACATCATGCGCCGGTTCGCCGGCCGCCGTTGCTGCTCGTAATGGGCCAGCACTGACGGTTCGGCTAGGTCTTTGCCCGCCCGTCGGGCCTCTTTCAGAACGCTCTGCAGGCACTGGGCATCCTGAAAACCCAGGTTCACACCCTGGCCCGCCAATGGGTTGATGGTGTGGGCGGCGTCACCCGTGAGCACAATACGGCCCGCCGAGTAGTGTTTGGCGTGTTGCCGGGCTATGGGAAAGCTGGCTCGGTCTTCAATATGAGTAAGGTGCGGCAGTTCTGCAGGGAAGCCTTTCTGTATTTCTGCCATTAGCGCTTCATGGCTCAAGCTTTTAAGGCGGGCGATTTCCTCCGGTGCGTCATACCACACCAGTGACCCTCTGCTCTCACCGGGGTAATCCGGGCCTGCGCTGTGCAGCGGCAGGAAGGCCCTAGGGCCAGAAGGATAGAAACCCTGCCAAGTGATGTCTTGCACCTGGCCCTGATAACGCACGGAAATGACCATCGCTTGCTGGCCGTACTGATTGCGAGTAACGCCTATGCCCGCCATGTCTCGCACCCGGGACTGCGCACCGTCGGCACCGATAACCAGTGTGGCCGTCAGCTGCTGGCTGTCGTCAAGCGTTACCGTTGCCAAATCAGCCGTCTGGGTAATGCTGGAAACGCCGTTGCCGGCCAGAATAGTAACTGAAGGTTGTGCTTCTGCGGCTTGCCAGAGACCTTGCTGAGTCACCGAGTTCTCAACGATATGGCCGAGGTGAGTGGTGTTCAACCCGGCGGCATCGAATTCCACCTGGTTTGAGGTTCGCGGTAGTAGGTTGCTCAGCGGATGCCGGGTTTCATCCCACACAGCGAGGCGACGATAGGGGGTCGCCCGCATATTGAGGATGTAATCCCAAGCGCCAAGGCTTTGCAGGTAGCGTTCGCTGCCCGCGCTCAGGGCAGACACGCGGATATCGGGAGCCGTTTGGGGATCGAATGTGGGGGCTGGGGCGCGATCTACCATCGCGACGTTGAAGCCATCCCGACCGAGGCCGGTGGCGAGTGCAGCGCCGACCATACCGGCGCCGACAATCACAATATCAAAAGCTTGAGTCATATCGGGTTCCTGTCTGATGTCCACAGTTTACGCGATGGCAAAGATCAGACAAGCGACCGGGATCAAGCCGGCTGTAAAAGCACCATTAACCTACCACGCCGGCCACCTGCTGTTCTGATGATTCTGCGGGCCGGTGACGGCTTTTTATAAGCCAAGCAGGCTTCTGGGCCCCGGGCTTTATGAAGCCCCGGTTGAGCACCATGGGTTGCACCAAGTTTAGAAAATCCGAGGTTTTCATGTGCAGGGATTCGGTATGGCTTCCTGCGGCAAACGCGAGTTCTGGCTGTTCTGTCAGGGGTTCTGCGCAGTAAACGGTCATGCCGAACAGGTTGCCAAAGGGCGGCATGGCGCCGACCTCGCAATTGGGGAAACGATCCTGGAACGCCTGCTCATCGGCAAGATCGACAAAATCGGTTTCCAAAATACGTGAGAGGCTGTCCCAGCGAACACGCCAAGTGGCCGGCATGACCAGCATGGCCATTTTTCCATCGAGTTCAATAATGACGGTTTTGACGGCCTTGTCACCCGCGATTTTTACGTGGCGAGCAAGTTCTTGAGCGGTAAACGCGGGAGGATGAGTGAGGCACATGTATTCAACATTTGCCTCCTCAAGAAACTCCTTCAACTGCTGCACAGGCATAATGACAGCCTCCTACCAGCAATAACAGCAAACCGGAGTGGCTGATTTAGTGCTTGTCCTGCTCCGGCGATGGCCTGGCGGGGCTGTTCGGCCCCGCCATTATTGGTCAGCTTAGCTGAGGTTGTTCAGTTTGCGAGTAACGTGTTGTATCTATGCGATACAGATTGCTACCTCACTCGGTTTTGTACACGTGTACGTCGCGCTGGGGAAAAGGAATGGTGATGCCCTCGGCATCGAACGCCTTTTTCACTTTTTTGTGCATGTCCCAGTAGTATGGCCAGAGGTCATCGGTGGCAACCCAGGGGCGGAACATCAGGTTGACCGAGTTATCACCGAGGCTGCCGACGCAGATCCGCGGCTCCGGATCTTTCAGGGACCTCTCATCCTCATCAAACAGTCGCTGAAGGATGGCTAGGGCCTTGTCGATATCGTCGTCGTAGTGAATGCCGAAGGTCATGTCACAACGACGCTTGTCATAAATGCTGACGTTCACCAGGGTCTCGTTAGACAGGCTGCCATTGGGAATGACGACACGACGGTTATCGAAGGTATTCACCACGGTGTAGAGAATCTGGATCTCCGCAACGGCACCCAGGAATCCCTGCGCCTCGATGGTGTCACCCACCTTGAAGGGTTTGAAGATCAGTATCAGCACGCCCCCGGCGAAGTTGCCAAGGCTGCCCTGAAGCGCCAGACCGATGGCCAGGCCGGCGGCACCGATGACGGCGATGAATGAGGTGGTTGCGATACCGATCATCGAGGCAACCGAAATCAGCAGCATGACCTTGAAAATAATGCTTATCAGGCCGCAGAGAAACTTGTTCAGGGTCGGATCTTTCGCGCCCAGCTTTTTATCGAGAACCCCAACGAACCGATTGATCAGCCAGAGGCCGATAACCAGCGTAACGATGGCCAGCACGAATTTCGGGGCATAGGTCATGACCAGCGCAATGGCCTGGTCCACGTATTCAGAGGCGCGCCCGTCAGCGCCAAGTAGATCTTCCATAGGGGATTCCTTGTTGATTCCTGTTTCTTATATATGACGCCATCAGTGTAAGTTGGCCGAATGTATTCAAGGCTTCATATAGCAGACGAAATGATCGAGGTTAATCTGAGCCGCTATTTGAGCGTGTATTGTTTACGCAGAGGCATTGTCACTGGCCCACCCGATAACGGCATCCGGGCCTCCACGGACAAGTATCCGCCCCTGTTTCTGGCCGAGCTGGTAGTCGTACATTGGGTCGTAGTAGTTCTGAAGAAGCGGTTGAATCCACGCATCGTGAGCGTGAACATCGCCGGTGCTTTGTTGTTGTGCCAGCGCTTGCTCCATGTGGCCGCGTAATTGGCTGTAACGCTCGCCGCCCAAGCGTTTGCTTATACGCTCGAGCGCCCCGAGAAGGTAGTCGCGGAAGTTCAACCAGCCGGCTTCCTCGCCGTCACGGCTCATATAATCGACAGACATGTTTTCCACGTAGTCTTCCCGGATAATCTGTGTGCGTTCTTCCAGCGATCGCTCTAGAATAAGCATCGGTGCATGTGTTATCCGCTCTTTCAGGGCATCCGGCATGGCACAGCGGCCAACTAGGCGGCTTTCATCTTCCAAGTAAACAGGGCCGCCTATTAAATGGTGAGCCTTTAACATGGCAACGGCCAAACGGTTTTCGAAATCGATCTGTGATGGCTGTGGTGTCACCTGACGCCCGAAGCTGGAGCCTCTGTGGTTTGCCAGCCCTTCAAGATCTACGGGGTTTAAAAGTTGCTGCAGTACGCGGGTTTTACCTGTTCCTGTGCGCCCGCTAACGATGTGGAAATCACCGGACTCGACAAGGTTGTCGAGGCTGTCGATAAGGAATCGGCGCAACGCCTTGTAGCCACCCTGAACGAGTGGGTAATCAATGCCTGCATCCTTTATCCATTGCTGGGTCAGCTTAGATCGTAAGCCGCCACGAAAGCAGAACAAGTAGCCCTCCGGATGACGTGCCACAAACCGTTTCCAAGCTTCAATGCGCTGGGCTTTGATGTCGCCAGCCACGAGCTGGTGGCCCAGCCGGATTGCTTCATCTTGGCCTTTTTCTTTGTAGCAGATGCCTATCTGGTGCCGCTCTTCGTCGTTCATCAGCGGCGCGTTTTCAGCACTAGGGAAGCTGCCTTTGGCAAATTCCACGGGTGCCCGTACATCCATTAATGGGGTGTCGTTCAGGAACAGGGAAAGGTAGTTGTCGGTATCGGGTCTGCTTGCCATTTCAGGGTTCGATCGCGTGCCAGAGTGAGGTGGCAGTATAAAGGAAATGAGGTTTTCCTGCTTTATGATCGTGGCGTTTGAAATGCTGGGGCTCGAAATTCAGCATAAAAAAAGGGCAACCCTAGGGTTGCCCTTTACCGGAACAGGTCGGCGCATCCTTGCGCTGAGTGCAACAGCCGTGTTGCGAATCCTTGTGCCACTCCGTGGTGCCGGCTTCCGAGCCAGCTATCCAAATAGTTATCCCTTAAGCCTGATATCCCTGTGTCCCTGCTTCTCCCTGCAATCCATGCCGGGGTGCATCCAGTGCGTCGTCCTTTTCCCTGTCATCCTTGACGAGATCACTATACCAACTGGACACATGGAAACCTGTGAACTCTGCACGCTTGTGCGACGTGTCTGCTTGCTGTGGTGGTGCCGGACTATACGTATCATAAGGTTAGGGGATTATAGGGTGAGGTTGGTAACGGTTGCGTACACAAAGTTACGGCAGGATCTCACAGGTTTGTGCGAAATATCTCACACTGATTCGGGCGAATCTCTCAAGTCTCTTTTGCCGGCTTTACGTGTACCCGGCCACGGGAGTAGCCCGATCAGTATTCCTGCGCCGTCGGCAACCAAATCTGTCAGGGAAAAATCCCTATAAGGCAGGCTGGCCTGAACAGCCTCTATGCCCAGCCCAAAACCCAGAAGTGCCGGTGCATACCAAATGGTGCGGAGCCCCGGCCAAGCCAGCCGCGTAACGATGGTAAGCTCAAAGAAGGCGATGAAATGATTGACTTTGTCGCTGGGCGCCGAGGGGATCGGATAGTCGCTGCTTGTGGTTGCCAGCAGGCCAATGGCAATTACTGACAGCAGCAGAACAAGACGCCACAATAACTGATAGTGAAGCAAGGCTAGAAGTTGGTGTTTCAGTGTTGCCATTGGTGAAATCCGTCAGAGTTCTCTGGCTGTGTGAAGGTTTTCAACATGATATGCTTTGCGCCCCGTCACTGTCATTGAAGCGGAGGGTTAATCAGCGATGCTCAGAGGTAATTTTTTTCGTGGACTGGGCTACCTGGGTGAGGGGTTTCGCCTGATACGCCAGCCGAGCCTGCGATTGTTTGTTGTGATTCCGCTTGTGATCAACATTATTCTCTTCGGGTTGCTGTTCTATTTTCTGGGCGAAATTTTCGGCGCTCTGATTGCCACCGCTATGGGCTGGCTGCCTGACTGGGCTTGGTTGCAGGCTCTGGACTGGCTTTTCTGGATTCTATACGGGGCCGTGATCCTGCTTATGCTGGCTTACGGCTTTGTGATCGTCGCCAACCTGATTGGTTCCCCGTTTTATGGTTACCTGGCGGAACTCACTGAAAAGCACCTCACCGGCCAGGAAATCAGCACTGACGATGGCTGGGCTGCCATTATAAAGGACATCCCCCGGGCACTCTGGCGCGAAGTGCAAAAAATCGTCTACTACCTGCCGCGGGCCATTGGCCTGTTTGTTATCGGCTTGATCCCGGTGGTCAATCTGGTTGCGGCTGTGCTGTGGTTTTTGTTTAACAGTTGGATGATGGCGCTGCAGTATGTGGATTATCCCGCAGACAACCATAAGGTTAGCTTTAAGGCGTTGCGCCAATTGCTTGCCGATACTCGACTGTCTGCGTTGGGTTTCGGGCTGCCGGTCGCCTTGGCGGCCATGGTACCTGTTCTGAATCTTATTGTGGTTCCCGCAGCTGTATGCGGCGCGACTGCTTATTGGGTGCGTGAAAACGGCGCAACACGAAATTAAAGAGTTTGGAGGATTTTTGGACGCATCGGAATTTGTTATTGGCCAGCGCTGGGTAAGCCACAGCGATACCGCGCTTGGTTTGGGCATAGTGACAGATATTTCCGGCCGGCGGGTTACCTTGGGGTTTCCTGCCGCTGATGAAGAGCGCACTTACGCTATTGATAACGCACCGCTTTCGCGCATCGTGTACCAGATTGGCGAGGAAATTGAGACCTTCGAAGGCGCCAAGTATCGGGTGCGAGCGGTAGAGGATCTCGGCGGCGTGTTGTTGTACCACGCGGAGACGGAGACGGAGGCAGAGGTCGATGGCGGTGAGCAGTTTGATGAAAATATTGAGCAGATATCTGAGGTAAAACTTGCCGGCACCGTAAACTTTTCGGCGCCGCACCAGCGTCTGTTTGCCGGCCAGTTTGATCGGAACGGCGCCTTCCGTCTGCGCTTTGCGACACTGCAACACATGGATCGGTTGCGCGCTTCACCCGCTAGAGGCCTGATTGGTGCACGCACACAGCACTTGCAGCACCAGATTTATATTGCCCACGAAGTCGCAAAGCGCCATGCGCCACGGGTGCTGTTGGCGGATGAGGTTGGCCTAGGTAAAACCATTGAGGCCGGCCTTATTCTGCATTATCAGCTGCAGACAGGCCGGGCTCGTCGCGCCCTTATTGTGGTGCCGGATTCGCTAATACATCAGTGGCTTGTAGAAATGCTCCGGCGTTTCAATCTACGCTTCTCCATTGTTGACCAGAGCCGCTACGACGCTTTGAAAAACAGCGAGGGCGACGTAGACGCTCTGATGAATCACATATTCGGGGACGAAGCTGGCGTTAACCCGTTTGAAAGTGACCAGCTGGTGCTGTGCAGTCTCGATTTTCTGGTGAATAGCAAGACGGCCCAGAAGGATGCACTTAAGGCTGATTGGGATTTGATGATTGTGGATGAGGCCCATCACCTCGCCTGGAGCCCAGAGAGTGTCAGCCCTGAATATCAAGTGGTAGAAGAGCTTTCTGCAGTCAGTGAAGGCCTGTTGCTGCTGACAGCAACGCCGGAACAGATTGGTATCGCCAGCCACTTTGCCCGGCTTCGCTTGCTCGACCCAGCGCGCTTTCACGATTTACAGGCGTTTCAGGAAGAAGAGCAACAGTACGAGGTGGTCAACAGTGTTGTGCGGCGCTTGCAGGATGAGGGTGCGGGCATCCATGACGACGATCGCAAGGCTCTAGAAATCTGGTTGGGTGACGAGTTGCAGCAGTTACTGGAAGGCGATTCGCCGCGTCAGTCCGTTATCGACGCACTGCTCGATCGCCACGGCACCGGGCGAGTACTATTCCGTAATACTCGTGCGGCTATTCAGGGTTTTCCTGAGCGACGGGTCAACCCCGTGCCGCTGGAGCGCCCGGCCATGTATCAGGGCCAGGCGTTCGGCTTTCCAGGCTTGGCACCAGAGCAGTCCGTGCCGGTCGAACAGTGGCTGGCAGACGACCCGAGGGTTGCCTGGTTGGAGAAAAAGCTGGCGGGGCTACGCCCAGCCAAAGTCGTGGTTATCTGCGCCTTGGCCGAAACCGCCATGGCGCTGGAGCACTATCTTCAGCTCCGGGCCGGTATTCGCAGTGCTGCTTTCCATGAGCACTTGAGCCTTATAGAGCGTGATCGGGCAGCGGCCTATTTTGCCGACGACGAGCAAGGTGCTCAGGCGTTGATCTGCTCGGAAATCGGCAGCGAGGGGCGTAATTTCCAGTTTGCTCACCATCTGGTGCTGTTTGATCTGCCCGCGAACCCGGACTTGCTTGAGCAGCGTATCGGGCGCTTGGATCGTATTGGCCAGACCGAAACGATTGATATCCACATTCCTTATCTTCAGAATACGTCCCAAGAGGTTCAGTACCGCTGGTTCCAGGATGGCCTGAACGCGTTTGCAGAAAGCTGCGCCGTTGGCGTGGCTGTGCAGGAAAAGGTTGGCGAGCAGTGGAAGAGCGCTATTGAAGGCGAGCTTTCCGTGCTGGATGGCTTGGTTGAGGCATCTGCAGCTGAGACGGCCCGGCTGAAAACGCTCCTGCAGAATGGCCGTGATGCGCTGATCGAGCTCAATTCCTGCCGTGGGGATATAGCCGATAGGCTGATCGCCGGCATTGAAAAGGAAGAAGGCTCCGTTCAAGTGCGTGATTACATGGTAGAAGCCTTCGACATTCTTGGGGTGGATATCGAAGACCACTCTGAGCATGCCGATATCCTGCGCCCTGGTGAGCAATATCAGGCTGGTCACGTGACCGAGCTGCCAGAAGACGGGATAACCGTCACTTGGGATCGCCAGCATGCGCTGGAGCGTGAAGACATCGCATTCATGAGCTGGGAGCACCCCATGGTGACCGGTGTGATGGATTCGATAACCAGCTCTGGGCTGGGCAAGGCGGCTCTGGCTAGCTTGTCGGTAAAGGCACTCCCAGCAGGCACGCTGCTGATGGAAGCCGTGATGACCGTGCATTGCCCAGCACCCGAAGCCTTGCAGCTGACCCGTTACCTGCCGGTATCGCCCTTGCGCTTACTTGTAGATGTGAACGGCAAAGAACTCTCGGCAGCGCTGCCCCATGATCGTTTGAATGACATGTGTTCAAACATTCGCCGGCGCATCGCTCAGGCGATTGTGCCGCGGATTCGACCGCAGGTGGAAACCATGGTGGATCATGTGGAGCGGCTATCCGCACCGTATCTAGAGCCCATGAAGCAAAAGGCGCTGGAGCAGTTAGCGGCGAACTTTGAGCCGGAAATTCGCAGGCTAGAAGCCCTTAAAAAAGTGAACCCGGCCATTCGCGACGAGGAAATCGATTATTTTCGCAATCAGCTGGATGCCGCCCGCGAGGCAATCGGGCATGCCAGCCTAGATTTGGAAGGTATACGGGTTATCGTTACCGAATGAGACTGTTTTTTTGAGACGTCGTTAACCCTTTGGCGCCATTGTACCTGCTGGTCAGCGGCCATCTGATGCGATACCGTAAACGTAACGAATTGTAGTTTTAACCATGGATGACAGAGAGAACCTATGATGACATTTATTCTGTTTCTAGTGGCGCTGGCAGGCTTGCTTATTGTTATGCGGCGTGAATCTGGTGCCAAACCGGCTATTGGTGTAATGGTTGTGGTTGGTGTGCTCTCAATGATCTTCGCTTCAGGATGGCTGGCCCTGATTCTCTTTGTTGGTGCTGCCGTTACCGCAGCGACCGGGTTGCCTGCCCTTCGTCAGGGCTGGTTGACCCCGCGTGCTTTTGCCATGTTCAAGAAAGTTGCCCCAAAGGTGTCCGATACCGAGAAGGTAGCGCTTGAGGCGGGCACAGTGGGCTGGGACGGTGAGTTGTTTACCGGGCGGCCAGACTGGCACAACCTACTGATCAACCGTCACACAGGCCTAAGCGAAGAAGAGCAGGCCTTTGTAGATAACCAGTGTGTTCAGGCTGTCTCCATGTGTGATGCTTGGGATATTGCCGTAGAGCGCGCTGATCTTCCGAAAGAGCTTTGGGATTTTCTCAAGAAAGAGAAGTTCTTCGGCATGATCATTCCCAAAGAATATGGCGGGTTGGGCTTCTCCGCCAAGGCCCAGACAGCAGTGCTGCAGAAAATTGCTGCCAATGAAATGCTGATGATTTCTGTTGGCGTGCCGAACTCTCTCGGGCCTGGCGAATTGCTGGTCAAGTACGGTACTGATGAGCAGAAGAAGCACTACTTGCCGCGCCTGGCCGATGGTCGCGAAATTCCTTGCTTTGGTCTTACTGGTCCTCGTGCGGGCTCAGATGCCACCTCGCTGCCGGATGCCGGTATCGTGTGCAAGCGGGAGATAGACGGCAAGGAAGTGATTGGTATCAAGATGGATTTTGAAAAGCGTTGGATTACCCTTGCGCCCATAGCAACTGTTGTTGGCCTAGCGTTCCGCATGTTTGACCCGGACGGCTTGGTTGGTGACACGAAGGATTATGGCATTACCTGTGCGCTGATCCCCCGTGATACCAAAGGTATGGAAATCGGTCGCCGTCACTGTCCTATCGGGAGCCCTTTCCTGAATGGCCCGATCATCGGTAAAGATGTATTCATCCCGCTGGACTATATTATTGGCGGTATGGAAATGGCCGGGCAGGGCTGGCGCATGCTGGTTGAGTGCCTCTCCGTAGGCCGCTGTATCACCTTGCCTTCCGGCGCTGCCGGTGGTGCTGCTTACGCGCTTGGCACAGCGGGTGGCTTTACTCGAATTCGTCGTCAGTTCAATACCCCCGTGGCAGACATGGAGGGCGTACAGGAGCCCTTGGCCCGCATCGCGGCGAAAACCTACATTGCTCAGGCGGCCGTTAACCACACCGCCAACATGATCGATAAAGGCGAAAAGCCAGCCGTGCCTTCCGCCATCCTCAAATATCACCTGACTGAATTCCAGCGTGAGATCCTGACAGATGCCATGGATGTTCACGGTGGTAAAACGGTAACTCTGGGCCCCCGTAATTACTTGGGCATTGGTTATAGCGGCTCTGCGGTATCCATTACTGTGGAAGGCGCCAACATCATGACCCGCAGTTTGATGATCTTCGGTCAGGGGGCGATTCGTTGCCATCCATACGTGCTCAAAGAGCTTGCGGCCAAGGATAACGACGATATCAATGCGTTCGACGATGCCTTCTTTGGCCATGCCGGCCTGATTTTCGGCAACGCTGCCCGCGCCTTCACTCAAGCGCTTAGCCTTGGCCGTGCAGACGTTCCGTTCGACAGCGCTAGCCGCAAATATGCCCAAGCAGTTGCACGCTTCAGTGCGGCCTTTGGTTTGTGCTCGGATGCAGCCATGACCACCCTAGGTGGCGAGTTGAAGATGCGTGAGCTGATTTCTGCGCGCCTTGGTGACATGCTTTCTAACCTGTACCTGGCCTCTATGGTGCTCAAGAATTGGCACGAAACCCAGCCGGTGGAAGGCGAAAAGGAAGTAATGCAGTACAGCCTCGGTTTGCTGCTGCACCGTACTGAAGAGGCTCTGGAAGGATTTCTCCAGAAT from Marinobacter sp. LV10R510-11A harbors:
- the pstB gene encoding phosphate ABC transporter ATP-binding protein PstB, with amino-acid sequence MNTMNPSISAEAGIRDQGVAIPVPEEKPEDTVIEEGMTVGKPFADDPKFKLRNVEVSYGAARAIKNISMDIGRNEVIAFIGPSGCGKSTFLRCLNRMNDSIEICRVKGSLELDDQNIYDPKRDVVELRARVGMVFQKPNPFPKSIYDNVAYGPRIHGLANRKSELDDIVENSLRKAGLWNEAKDRLDSMATGMSGGQQQRLCIARAIAVSPEVILMDEPCSALDPIATARVEELIAEMSESYTIVIVTHSMQQAARVSNRTAYFHLGHLVEVNDTSKVFTTPEHQLTESYITGRFG
- the phoU gene encoding phosphate signaling complex protein PhoU, coding for MPAKKDDVYGDHISNKFNDELLALKTRFLKMGGLVETQIDSAVVALMEDDDDLAEEIRAKDKLVDRMEMDIDEEAMLIIARRQPTARDLRLVISVIRMVADLERVGDEAKKIAKFAIKLSEEGQSPQGYGEVRHIGAHVMGMLRDSLDAFARLDSEQALRVMKEDKRVDEEYQGAARSLLTFMMEDPRNISRCMSVMWVLRSLERVGDHACNIAENVIFMVKGEDVRHTPMEEAERVVGR
- a CDS encoding histidine triad nucleotide-binding protein, with amino-acid sequence MSETLFTKIINREIPADIVYEDDISLAFRDINPQAPVHLLIIPKKVIPTINDIEEMDRELAGHLFWVAAKLAKEMGFAEDGYRTVMNCGENSGQTVFHIHLHLLAGKPMGWPPYTDKMKQA
- a CDS encoding FAD-dependent monooxygenase — its product is MTQAFDIVIVGAGMVGAALATGLGRDGFNVAMVDRAPAPTFDPQTAPDIRVSALSAGSERYLQSLGAWDYILNMRATPYRRLAVWDETRHPLSNLLPRTSNQVEFDAAGLNTTHLGHIVENSVTQQGLWQAAEAQPSVTILAGNGVSSITQTADLATVTLDDSQQLTATLVIGADGAQSRVRDMAGIGVTRNQYGQQAMVISVRYQGQVQDITWQGFYPSGPRAFLPLHSAGPDYPGESRGSLVWYDAPEEIARLKSLSHEALMAEIQKGFPAELPHLTHIEDRASFPIARQHAKHYSAGRIVLTGDAAHTINPLAGQGVNLGFQDAQCLQSVLKEARRAGKDLAEPSVLAHYEQQRRPANRRMMFAMDAFYHLFSNQAPPLHLLRNIGLGTARALPFARNRVARYAMGIDDELPAIIRQLASRLPGLSEL
- a CDS encoding aminoacyl-tRNA deacylase, with translation MPVQQLKEFLEEANVEYMCLTHPPAFTAQELARHVKIAGDKAVKTVIIELDGKMAMLVMPATWRVRWDSLSRILETDFVDLADEQAFQDRFPNCEVGAMPPFGNLFGMTVYCAEPLTEQPELAFAAGSHTESLHMKTSDFLNLVQPMVLNRGFIKPGAQKPAWLIKSRHRPAESSEQQVAGVVG
- a CDS encoding mechanosensitive ion channel family protein; the protein is MEDLLGADGRASEYVDQAIALVMTYAPKFVLAIVTLVIGLWLINRFVGVLDKKLGAKDPTLNKFLCGLISIIFKVMLLISVASMIGIATTSFIAVIGAAGLAIGLALQGSLGNFAGGVLILIFKPFKVGDTIEAQGFLGAVAEIQILYTVVNTFDNRRVVIPNGSLSNETLVNVSIYDKRRCDMTFGIHYDDDIDKALAILQRLFDEDERSLKDPEPRICVGSLGDNSVNLMFRPWVATDDLWPYYWDMHKKVKKAFDAEGITIPFPQRDVHVYKTE
- the mnmH gene encoding tRNA 2-selenouridine(34) synthase MnmH, whose protein sequence is MASRPDTDNYLSLFLNDTPLMDVRAPVEFAKGSFPSAENAPLMNDEERHQIGICYKEKGQDEAIRLGHQLVAGDIKAQRIEAWKRFVARHPEGYLFCFRGGLRSKLTQQWIKDAGIDYPLVQGGYKALRRFLIDSLDNLVESGDFHIVSGRTGTGKTRVLQQLLNPVDLEGLANHRGSSFGRQVTPQPSQIDFENRLAVAMLKAHHLIGGPVYLEDESRLVGRCAMPDALKERITHAPMLILERSLEERTQIIREDYVENMSVDYMSRDGEEAGWLNFRDYLLGALERISKRLGGERYSQLRGHMEQALAQQQSTGDVHAHDAWIQPLLQNYYDPMYDYQLGQKQGRILVRGGPDAVIGWASDNASA
- a CDS encoding VanZ family protein; translated protein: MATLKHQLLALLHYQLLWRLVLLLSVIAIGLLATTSSDYPIPSAPSDKVNHFIAFFELTIVTRLAWPGLRTIWYAPALLGFGLGIEAVQASLPYRDFSLTDLVADGAGILIGLLPWPGTRKAGKRDLRDSPESV
- the cysZ gene encoding sulfate transporter CysZ codes for the protein MLRGNFFRGLGYLGEGFRLIRQPSLRLFVVIPLVINIILFGLLFYFLGEIFGALIATAMGWLPDWAWLQALDWLFWILYGAVILLMLAYGFVIVANLIGSPFYGYLAELTEKHLTGQEISTDDGWAAIIKDIPRALWREVQKIVYYLPRAIGLFVIGLIPVVNLVAAVLWFLFNSWMMALQYVDYPADNHKVSFKALRQLLADTRLSALGFGLPVALAAMVPVLNLIVVPAAVCGATAYWVRENGATRN